The Montipora capricornis isolate CH-2021 chromosome 3, ASM3666992v2, whole genome shotgun sequence genome includes the window TCAGAAATGTCTATCACTGGGTAAAAACACTCCTACATGTATGTGACAATTAGAAGACTTACAACAATTCTAAATAAAAGTATTTGGACCAAGTAAGCCTTTCCAACCGTACCATACATAGAAGTGACATTGGTCTCTTTGCTAGTCTATAGTATAAATTATACTTGTGTGAGGTCCACTTAGTAACAAGAGTCCCTGATATGGGATCACTCCATTGCATTCTCTATGCACCAGAACTATCACAGTCACCTGGTAAATTCTTATCAACCACATGCTACTGAAAACTAGAATTTCAGCTGTCTCTTCTTGTTCCCTACTCTCAAGAGTAGACAATTCAGGTTAATGCTACTGGAAGACAACATACTGGTTCtaaaaattattgaaatgtGACTTAGTTGATTTGTGGCCCGCTGCTGGTAAGACTTAAACTACAACCAAAGTAGTTGAGACGTCTTGCCATGATGGCAAGAGAAAACTGTTCACCATACAATCCAGCATAATGTCCCCCACCCCCTTTGCGATGTAGATAGCTAAGCTGTATTATATACACAGATGAACAACATTGAATCAAGGGGTGGGGAGGGAATACAGTTGCCTGTACCCCAAGACCTAAATCgttgctattgcttttgcttGTGCAAAGCTCAAAACCACTGCCGTTGCATTTCTTTTGACTTTcgaaatttgccaaccaccaTATAAATCCAAATTCATTTCGTCAATCAATAGACCTCTGTTTGGCACATTAATAACACAGTTTGAAAAAAGGTTTGCAAAGGCATCCAACTTTGTAGCCTCCCATGCAGACATCCTTGTGACTCGTCACGCAATCTATCCTGACGAGGAAAGATTGCGTGATGAGTAACAAGAATGTCTGAGCAGAAGGCTACCAACTTTGTTGATGatggaaagttgtaggccatcCGAGAAGTCTTGGAGCTTTGACACGGGTCCTCACAGAACCgtcttaattaattatttatttatttgtttttgttaccaCAACAGGTTCATCGCGTTTTGATACCAGAAGTTGAAATTAAGCGTCGTGTCCCACGTCGCtcgcttgttttctttgttgatcCAGATCCTGATGCGCTGATCAGTTGTATCATGGATGGCTCAAGCAAGtatccaccaatcacagctggAGACTGGATAAAAAAGAAACTCCTCGCAACTTACAAGTATTAAATCCTCGCAAAGTAGGAACGGAATTTACTTTTCCAATAACAAATTATCAAAGAACTTGCTTCGATACAGACATTTCTGTAGTCACGAAGCGATACAGCGTGATAACGGTAATGATATTGATGAAGTTTAGATATTCAACGCATTGGTCAATTTCAGGCTCACAGAATCAAGAACCGCCTCGCCGTCAAAGTgaaagccatttttgaaaatcgATGGAGCCTTACCACTCATTAGACAATTTTGAAGCATGTTTTTCCATGTTTAAAATTATCATTTACGCCCTTTTTCGTCGAAGTTCTCAAAGACTGTGGTAGTAGAAATAAGTAACCGCTTTTACACCTGCAAAAGACTCGACGCGCTTCCCATTCCAACCGTTCAACATTCGTCAGCGCTCTTGCACCACACATGGAAAAACGGATCAGCGACGTTTAATTGATATCTTCCCAGTTAGTATTCATACGTAGCATTCAGCCTTTGCCAAAGATAATCATAGGCTGTGATGGACGAGTACTTTTCAGAGCCATCAAGACACTCCACCAATGTGTCGTCATCTGGATGGACAAAAAATGCCAAAGAACGTCTGGGTACACGCCTGTGACACTCCTCTGTTGGAATAGAAACCCGGTGTCGCTAAAGTAAAGGAATAAAGACACTTAGAGCCACTGTTACAGCAACGCTAAGTCAATGGACTGCTTCCCTTCTGGGGATTTTCAGGGccaacgaaacaaaaaaaatccgCGCGCGTGAGCCTCAAATAAATACGGCAAACTTCACGGTCGTGCTGCCTTCATGGAAAGCGTTTACTTTTGTATTCAGCTAACCCTTCCCAGCGGATTTTTCCCCGGAAATTCTTTACAAGACAGAATCTTCGTCACTTGCGACGGAGACTGAAAGAAGAGATACCCTAGAAAGGTGTAGCCCGGCTACGTGCGCTATAAACTATTAAGATTAAGCAGAGATCACTGAAATACATTTGTGACTTCCTCAACGCTGGTCGTTTCAGTGAAGGCCAGATAATTTTTTCACGTTACTCACTATTCAGAGAGTAATAGGGATACTTAACagtgggctacgggtctaaaGGTTTTCACATctcccaactagtcggacagaaaaggcaataataaagttagcaaatgcaagttgaagaaatatttattttggaataaaacgaaagaaagcgtcacgcttttcggtgctcgaggactattaccaatagtcctctagtagcgtagcagTACTTGCATTACTCCACTAATTGGgtgataccagaaacccataagggatgaaacgtgtaacgcgcgttcacagcttccgaatattcagtgcgaactgattggttgaatgtttcattgctaagtaccatatttggaaacccctcgctcttgttgttccaaatatggtacttagcaaatcgaatattcagaagcttgtttccaagcacaccaggggccgttacacgtttcaacccttatgggtttctggtgataCTAACAACTGTTGGCCTTCAGTGCCTTCAGTTTGTTTTCTCCGCTTGAGTTTAacattgcataaattaaaagaTAAGAATTCTATGAAGAGgggttatttttagtttttttttaatattgtgtACAAGTTAACTGcgattgctactacaatagtgAAACTGAAGCTAATTACAACCATGCAACACTGAGCAAGGACTTAATTaataaagaaattgaaaagtgTGTGTATAATAAAGCCTCGTTATACAAGAATTAATTAAAGTTACACAAGTTTGAGTTACAATAATTATGCGTGGCCAAGCCAATGAGCCCCTCGTAACAAACGACCTATTGCTTacccaaaagaaaaaagatattCCTCGAAGCAAAAAGGAAACATCATTGCCAATCTGCCAGTTATTCTTACAAAGTAGAGAACCAGTCTCAGTAGTCTAGAAATAAATGCAATCGTACCGTTGACTTCAGCTTGTCAGCAGTCCATCTTTGCATGAGGTCAGCTACATTGACGACAATTGCCCCTGGGAGGGGAGGCGCAGGTATGTAGTCTTCGCATCCGAGAGGTAATACCTGTGCAGAGTAACCATTGAAAACTCGGATTTGATTGCTGAAGTGACACTGCGACTAATTCGTTTGGTACTTGGAAATCTTGCGTATTCTCTACGAAAATGGGAACCAAACACACAACTAAATGGAAACTCTGTGGAAGACAATCTTCAGACCTTAGTTGATGATCGTAGTTGCGAGACTACACAGGAGCAACAAATGATGAAACCCCTTTTACCATAATGTTGTGAAATGTCTGCACACTGGATCACTTCTCGAGGCTGAAAATGTGTGAGGACTAAAGGGTAAATTCGTAACATTTTTACGCAGGACTTGCAAAGGAAAGCTGCATTGAACATATGGAAAATATTTCCCGTCCTCTTCCCacaatagagagcttaagcaagcgcatttttgagacgtggaaggcaaccggaagagaacatttcgcgtgcaaGGACGGTGGTGTCTCcaagatttttatactaatcatctctaatcgAGAAAAGataccgtacttattcagctataagccgagctatttttacacaaatcctcactcaatttgggcaaatttgaagccgtagaaggggtctcggcttatagccgagtatttttgataaaaagaattttctcagcaaattaaaacagtaacaaatgaacgtgtattcacttacaagccgaactaaattacttgtaaaatgacgagaagttgttgttggtgtaatatggaTGTTTATTACTTGGTGGCTGGTAAAGGAGCCGTTCGTGTTGTTGTGTAAATTATCGGGATCGATCTTAttgctcgtcttcttccttCCTGTCTGTCTCAAATTCGTTGTCCATTTCCTcgtcttcactttttttttttgttctggaatATTCTCGTCGAAGACTGCATCGTCTTCTGTGCCGTCGAGTGCATTAATATAGAGGTGCTACAAGTCTTGAACGAACGCCTTCCCATCTCCTCGGGAATATCGCGCCAAGCCTGGTTTACCCATCGAAGGAACGAggaatctgggaacgagattgcaccaTATCACAGATCGTGTAAACAAGCTTGTCACATGACACCATAGCAAATCTTGTAGCgacattttccaagcaaaaaaaaCCGTACAGATTAAAGGGAAAATCTTACCTTGAATTCTTTGCTGTGAAAACCACGCCAAAGGTCATTGATCGAGCTCGGGATACGCTCCCTGATACGCTCCCCGTTGAACagattgtattttaaattacgaaaattccatagtcgataatacacatcaagacctaaaatgggtctcggcttatagccgagtattatgcatttacaattcgtgtcaatcaagttgattttttccgtaagaagtttggggtctcggcttatagccgagctcggcttgtagccgaataagtacggtacTTAGGAATGTAAATGTATGAGTGTCAAGACAAGATAAAAGGGAaagcagctcacttccggttgccgtccgcgtctcaaaaaaaGCCCGTGCTTAAGCCTTTTATTAATCCCCTACCACAACaacggaaaaatgaaatttcaaaaaataaagaTTTCATTTATTTAGAAGTGAATAAAATGTCGAACAATCGCACAAGGGTAATTCGCTGAAAGTTACAATAATGGcgatacaaataaaatcaaaagacACCAATTACGAGTATACACAGATCGGTTCCTTGTTTTTCCGTTAAGTCCAACAACCAACGCACTTCCAAAGTTCTTCCGTAgcgcttctttttttttcttttctctttggtTTGAGCAGCAATCCAATCACAGTACACCTTACAAGAGCTACTACATTGCCCCCACTCCCCACCCCCCGCACCCCATCGCACCGAAGGGTTATACCTCTAGTCCAGGCATCTCATCCTGAAAAAGCAGCGTGATTGACCCATAATCAGTATGCTCCCCACATCGGATTTGTCCTGGTTTAATGCCATCCTCTTCTTTAATACAGGGGTAGTGCAACAACCGCAATGTAGTTGCATTTTTTGTACTCTCCATAGTCTTGTGCGTATCCGTAAAGATTTCTGCATCCTACAGGATAAAAAAAGAGCGGATGTGCGTGTGTTCTCCCACCAACGTGATCCAATTCTACCCTCTGACACGTTTTTATATATGGGCTGAGCTTGTTTTGGTGAGTAGTTCGTCAATTGGATTAGTTCGCTTACACGTTAAGTCGTTCCACTAACGTGTTCACTTATTTTTGTAACATCCACTTCTAAGCCCCTATAATCCGGAAACGCACATCTTAGCGAAACGACAAGCTAACGTTTGGTTCTCGAAGATGACGCGCATTTCTCGGAAGCTGAAGATCATTGCAGTTAAGCAGCAACTTCAAAAGCAGTTGCGAAGAAAGCCTGGCAAAAAGACAGCGTTCTTCTATCTTTTTTCCCTATGAATACTTAATAAAAACACAGGCAAGTGGAGGAACCCCTTGGGCAAGTTGGTCATCAACTTTGCTTGTCCAATGGGCAAGTtgggattttctttttttcctagaACTGTCTACGGCGTAAATAGTCtcaaggcccgtgcaaacgctcgcaacattgttgggcccaacatgttgcgagcgtttgcacaccatgttgtgtgttgttgctacttgttggaagttgttggatgaagtttgaaactggtcaaacttcagggCCAACATTTcaattgtttcgcggtcatcgaagcgtggtccaacattgttgcgttcgtttgcacagcacatctaACAATGTTGCGCGCACTACAttccacgtatccacacaaatacatgcgaacaagaaaccAACATGACGTCGgggatggaaaacgtcccagagtcctttgtattctcatctaaagacccaacatgttgtgagtTGCTGCGAGCGTTTGCatacatcggctaacatcgcgcaacaagaggcAACactgttgggcccaacaatgttgcgtgttgttgcgagcgtttgcacgggccttaaaaCTAATTACTAAATGGAAAATATACCCAGCACAAATCAGAATACCTTAAGTTCTAGCCCAAGCGCCATTAGGTGAAGAATGTGTAAACTCAGCTGACCACAAAGTTCGAAAAAAGAGTGTATCTCTTTTTGAAAGCCTGGTACCTTATCATCTGGCCATACCTTTATGGATaaaatgatacaaaaaaaaacggAGGTGAGTACTTTGAATTGACGACAGGAAAGTACAACTGGCGAAAGTTTCTTTTATGAGGTCGTTTTATGCCGGGAGAACACGGGGCGACGAGGTACGGGATAAGGGAAAACGCATGGCAGGAAGCGTGATTTCTACGAGCGCGCGGGAGGCAGGAGAGAAAGGAACGCGTCCCCTCCTTGTTGATGCTTTTCACAACAGTTAAAAACAATACGCTAAGCTTTTTGATGGCCATTTCACGCCCAACGAGGCTTTAAACAGAATTTTCCATTCCAGAAAAAGTAATTTTGTACTAGGGCTAAAAGATAGGCTTAGTACAGTGTCATTTGAAACGTTATCAACGTCTAACAAGCTAACGAAATTCGTTGAACTTCTTGTCCGAAGACAAAAGGGACAAAAAGACCCCGGAGGGGGGACTCACATATGAAAAGGGCAGGGCAGAATTAGATAAATAATGCCGGCATAATTTCGAGCATAATACTATGGAGCAAGCATCTAGCATAATGCCGGCATAATAGTCACGTTTAGGAGCATAAAGGTTGATAACATTATCCTGGTAATAAGAACATCAAAACAATGTGGTTAAAAATGCCCTGTTCAATTGTGGGCTTTGTGGTTGCTTTATGCACTTATTTGACTTTGTTCAAGGCCTGGCTACCTTACTTTATTCCTGGCTCCCCAGGCCTGTAACTTTGAGAGTGCAACATGAAAATAATATGTTAGCCcctattttgtctttttttttcttttttttttttgcgcaaaTTCACCGAGCATCTTTGAGGATAATGCTAGGGTACGAACATAATTTCGAGCATGATGTTATGAGTAACGCTCAAAAGCATTATGCTCAAATTTTCGAGCATACTTTATCTAACCCTTGGGCGGGGGATTtaggattttggtctcacttagggtgttctgggcaaaacacCATCAGATCATATGTAGCCCATATCTAGCCGTGAAAGTCTCGTTTAGGAATgcacgcgaagaaatataaaatatatattatacatATTTGATATTAtattttaaatatggtctcttttaggggtcaaaaaagggGACAcggaaaaacgcagactgcattctgtgcagaccgtctgtaaaatgaaaattctgttagcctgaattaggcctaaataacattcggttagcctaattagatctaaataacattcaggttagcctgtttacagTTAGCTTTCCATAATAGTGAGGGTAATACCAttttttacccctggtctgcacggtctgcacagtctacCGTCTGCTTTTTGGCGTGACCCTCAAAAACGCATGGGCGAAGCCCAGACTGGTCTCCCTTagaaatttaattcaaaatttccgacgagcaccaGCCACTTTTGTACATGGCATTGATTTTAtccaacttaattattgtatattcctgttaaaccACTTAAAATTACGGATGTTCAAAAATTACAACAGTACtatcaatattattgcaaaacaagtTGACATTTATTGTTGttcgagatacaaagtgtgcaagggTTATTTATATTGCTATTGTGTTATTGTTGACTCAGATAAGTTGAGTTACAATACTTTGAAATTTACAACTACTATTGGTTCCAAAAATGGCACTCtaatacaaatctgcaaactctGCAAACTATATTATGTCGACTGTCTCGTTGGCACAAATACAGCTACTAGTAGTTTTAATAATTCCATATAAAAAGTTTGGTTGAATGATGCAACGGAAAAGGAAGAGATAGTACAGTTGAAGTTCATGGTCTTGAGGGGTTGGATCATGGGTTGGATGAAGAAGATGAGAGGAAATAAAAATGACGATGATAATAAGAGCTATAAAAATTGCGATGATGAAGACAAGGACGCTGAAATGATAATCATGATCTTAGTATATTGTCTTTGCAATTCAAACAGGAGTTCAAACTGGTGTTCAAACTGTTACAAATTGATGATTCCAAAACTCACCCTCTGGTCATTACAGGGCTCAGTAATGTTAAAGGCTTCCTTATGATCGGCTGGTCTGTCTGGACTTACCCTACCAAGCATAATTTTTAAAAGCACTGAGAATCCTCTCTTCAGGTACTTTTGCAATATCATTCCGCATATCTCTTCGCAAGatcatttttttctgttgtttgtacACACATTGCTTGACATCTGCTTGCACAACAGTAGCTAACAATTTATCACTGAGGGAGCAGGGTTTGCACAGTGGTGACAGCACCTGCCTTCCACCCAATGTAGCACAGGGCGGATTCCTGGACTTCAAAAACTTTGGGGTTGAGTTTATTCGTTCTCCACTCTGCTCAGAGAGATTTTTGCTAGATGGGTAATCTGTTTTTCCCTCTCatcataaacaaaataatatttaccacgATTTGAGTAGTATAGAgtgtttttgtgtgtgtgtgatcAGAAGcaatatttgcatactaaaacaaatagaagaattttcataaaaacagagttcaattggcaaaagaatatttcactcctccaacataTATGGCTGCTGTTCTCagagggtgtaaagtgcagaTTAGTGTTGCAGTTCATTGTTTTACCCTAACTTAAActacccaaacctttacaaaaaatgctaaccttaggcctaatgttagcattagtaaaggtttgggttgtttcagctatggtgaaacaatgacctgcaacctgcaacctgcaacttACACCCTCtacgctgtttctttgtttcactcctccaacacagccgctgtgacgtcatgtggaaACACTCTACAGCACTTGAGCTCAACTGGATttgaattattattaatattatcatcatcatcatcattctatTTGGAACCAGCTTCAGTACAGTTTCTTAGAATGATTAACCCATTTACCCCTataccggcctaaaccggccatacttagtattttactctccctaacgccagacaattttacttgccaATTGGGAaccccccaggagtcaatgggtcaataAAGGTAAGacaatataattattgttatgaaTAAGCTTACTTTTCTCTCTCAAAGGCCACCCATCCATGTCCACAACCACTTGCTGGACGAGCATACTTTTGTTTAACATCATGATCCAACTGGAAAAAATCATCGCTCAATTTGAAAATGCTGGCTATCTaagtcaaaaaaaaataatagctATTAATAGTTTGGGCGTGATAAGTTTATATTGGAATGGAAACCCAAACatctttcaatttcaacaacaTTATCTGCAGTGCTTTTTTTCTattgcaaaggttttcaaacaaCCAATTCGTCACTTCTATTCTCTTCTTATTTTTTACTCATTTTTACTTAATAATTATCATTTCTAACGCAGTTCTACACAGCACTAAAGTGAACACAAAAGGGCTATGATGCACACACAAGAAGCTTTTAACTTCTGGTTCAACTTATCGcatgttgagaaaaaaaaccgTTTTGACCGGTTTGGCGAGCGGTTAACGTTTAGATTCACAAAGTTCTTTACTGGCCGGCAAACAGTCACAAAAAGTCAGCTGGCTGGGAGTACATTCCCCTCACTATTTAGCGGGGACATGGACTTTTGCTCATAATCATCCTGGCAGTGCAGAATGCCcttttttcccagcaaaattTAAGAActcaaaaaattgttttatgagcgtttttttgtaagtttttcgcttattattatgtattttggaaacaattttcattggGTTACCCTGCATGGTTGTGCTAATAACCTCTCAATCAATATAGAAAAATCAAAGTTTGTAATTTTCCATTCTGCTCAAAAGAAGTCATGAACTAATCATTTCAATCTTACTATAAATAATAGAAAACTCTTCagccaatttttattttgcaaaaaaaaaaacaatcttttTGAAGATGCCATTAGCACTCTaacactctcaaaattataaaattcttTGAAAGTGACTTTATATTTAGCAATATTTATGTATAAATATCACAATAGACTATTACCATCtgtctttatttctttcttcactAAAATAACTCAGATCCAATGATAACTATGGCCCCGTCCACAGGTATCTGGATATTTTtagcaactttttctttccggatacgccTTCTGCCCACACGTATACAGAAAATTTCCTGGGGAATCGGGAACTTTTTGAATatgctctccagagtggatattttttaatctgcTATGAATCCAGAACCGTGTGGATGCTGaatctggaatttttttaatccaGATAACGTAACAAGATTGAGTCCAATTTGTTACcatgaaatcaattctcaagatggctgccaagGGTTCGCCAAGggtaatattatttatttagggcacatgctctgttacctctgtATCCTTGAGGAGTCATGGGTACTAGAGTAAATCCAGATATGTTTCAGATATGTGTGGACGggaaaattcgatttgaatatgCTGCACAAGGATGTGAATACTTTTGATTccagaaagaaaaagttgcagattcaaaaatataatagAGATACCGGTACGTGAAAACGGGCCTATAATACTAGTCTTCCTGCTTGACAGTCTTATTATCTTCCAAAAGAACAAATTACGGaatattcaataaaatcctCATCATTGTccttgtttaaaaagaaaatgactacaatcaaggctgctgcctaagaaaattttaaaggggccctcagagataaacgctgagaacttaggagccgaacatatgaagtgaaaggtgttgctgtgaaaaatgaaggcgcccagagctattctttgggagccccaggctaccgggctcctgttaggcaacagccttgacaATACTTTATCCAAGATTACTAGATATCTGTACATTGCTTTCCCTAAGTTTTGGGTGTTCCATTGTCCCAACCTAAACATGTATTCTCAGGTTATTTTGGGTAGCCAGCACCCCTATCATTTACTGTAACATAATTTGTAAATTTGGGGTAAAataaagtgttgttgttgttgttgtttttagtTGACAAGGGAAGAATCTTGAAATTTTAGTCACCCTCTCTTGGGGATTTCATTACCTCTAGAAATAGCCTGCATGGCTGGTGGTTCTGTTGTTGAAGATTGCACTAGATTTCAAGCAACAACGCTGCATGGGAAATGTTCCCCCATCCCAGCCTTCTTGTGGCTTTGTCACTCAAAGTCTTGAGCACTAAACTACAACAAAACCAACAGCTATACAGGCTATGCTTGAAGAATCTCCACCACACCAAGATATAATATCCAAAACTTAGATTGGTTTTCATCACTACAGCAAAGGAATATCAactatcttttaaaaaaaagtttgatgaCTGTGAAAAGAGAGTTTTTGCTCAGTTGGTTTggaaccacctgaatttttaagATGTCTGTAAGAGATAATTGCCTCAATTGTCCAGATAGGTGCAAGGATCACTTATCTCATTCCTCTATAACCCCCACTCCCAATAATatcaatttctttcattcatcagtcAAGTCCTTCACAGGAACACATGAACTCAAATATTGACCTCCTCCCAACTgcttggcttcatagctcatttggtagagcattgcacaagtaacaacaacaacaacaagatctTTCATTTAAAACATGATGGGTTTTAAAGCTAATAAAGAGGTTGCCTTTTTTGGGGGAGGGGATTGGGGGTCTGGATGAATTTTAGATCTCCAGAGGTTGGCATCTCTGAAAGAGGATGATGGGTGATGTGGtttcttctttgttaatttGTCAAGCATTCACCACACGCACATTTGTGAATAGTTTAAtatgcataaaaaaaaaaaataaataacacttgGCTTGCAAATCGCCCTCTCTTGCAATCAGAGAATGAATAGTTAAGGGTGCAACTTACCCTGGcagccagaggtttttctctctcagagcgacggaataggcgaggaaaaacctctggtacaggccgttGAGTTCTTCGAGAAGGCCAGTCCAATGGGATGGCCTTTCATATTCCCAGAGTCAGGTTTTGACCTGAGCAATTCGATTGGTTCCAGGaacttgtcagttctattgGTTTAGCAACAGAAAGTAGTTCAAACAAGTTTTCAATTGCTGCAACCAGATTTCTCATGCCCACTGTGGTCATAATGGAAATGCTGCAAAGTTCTGGAAATCAAAGCTTTGAAGGCAGGAAAAGTTCAGTGAtttctatatattttttttaaatgtcctcCAAAATTCCGCTGCGGAATTTCATATTCGACATCAGAGTTTTATATGGAACattgaatttttaaatttgacaTCGAAGTAAACAAGACGAATGgatgtaccgtgggaaccaaagatgttGATTGGTAGGTTCTGTCACGTATCAATTTACTGAGTTTTTTCAATGTCAATCAAATGGTGCATGGAAGTGAAGTTCTCAACGGCCTGAACCAGAGTTATTTGCTCCATTGTTTGttgatgcatttcttcatctctgaacAAAACAAAGCTCTGTTTGTTATCACAGCCATATAAACGATTGATTGATCAGATCTTTCCGTTTAACCAATAAAGATTATCAACATAAGTGctctgttttcccgcaaatttcCTGTTCAAAATAgattattcttgtattctgaaggactGCTGGGGGGGAAGGGGACTAGGTGAGTGCGTTTTTTGGGGGAAAGGGGGAATGGGTGAGTTAATcatgggggggggaggggggggggttggggagACCAGATGGAAAatatctccagattttagatctccagagGTTGGCATCCCTGCGATAGACTTGAAAACAAGTCGACTTTTCAACACAATTGCGGGACCACATGTTACCGGAGTTTGAGAAAGGTagagcaccacagccagatggaataaTTGGATCGGGGAAGACACGGAGAGAAACACTCGAGTGAGATTGAGATCGACAAATATCTCGAGTCCGCAGGGGTGGGAGGGACGAGCGTTACCACACGGCCATCCTTACTCCCCTTAAATGCCATATTATTTTTGCCAGAAGTTGCGCTTGCGCTATACACAAAACTTCTACTAGTAGCGACTGAAAGTAAAGAAAACCAGGACAGAACTTTACCTTCTCTTGAGGAATGCCGTGGTTCTTGATGTACACAAAGCCAACTGTGCTAAATGCTTTGTATAATTTATCTGCTAGCTGTCGCGAGGCGTTTCCTGAAAACCAGTTGTTGGTTTCCTTTCTAAGGCAAATTTGGCCGAAATCTAAAACTGGGATATCAGACATCATTCTACCTCTTCCCTACAAGG containing:
- the LOC138042806 gene encoding uncharacterized protein isoform X3, with product MMSDIPVLDFGQICLRKETNNWFSGNASRQLADKLYKAFSTVGFVYIKNHGIPQEKVWPDDKVPGFQKEIHSFFELCGQLSLHILHLMALGLELKDAEIFTDTHKTMESTKNATTLRLLHYPCIKEEDGIKPGQIRCGEHTDYGSITLLFQDEMPGLEVLPLGCEDYIPAPPLPGAIVVNVADLMQRWTADKLKSTRHRVSIPTEECHRRVPRRSLAFFVHPDDDTLVECLDGSEKYSSITAYDYLWQRLNATYEY
- the LOC138042806 gene encoding uncharacterized protein isoform X2; amino-acid sequence: MMSDIPVLDFGQICLRKETNNWFSGNASRQLADKLYKAFSTVGFVYIKNHGIPQEKLDHDVKQKYARPASGCGHGWVAFEREKVSPDRPADHKEAFNITEPCNDQRVWPDDKVPGFQKEIHSFFELCGQLSLHILHLMALGLELKDAEIFTDTHKTMESTKNATTLRLLHYPCIKEEDGIKPGQIRCGEHTDYGSITLLFQDEMPGLEVLPLGCEDYIPAPPLPGAIVVNVADLMQRWTADKLKSTRHRVSIPTEECHRRVPRRSLAFFVHPDDDTLVECLDGSEKYSSITAYDYLWQRLNATYEY
- the LOC138042806 gene encoding uncharacterized protein isoform X1, whose product is MMSDIPVLDFGQICLRKETNNWFSGNASRQLADKLYKAFSTVGFVYIKNHGIPQEKIASIFKLSDDFFQLDHDVKQKYARPASGCGHGWVAFEREKVSPDRPADHKEAFNITEPCNDQRVWPDDKVPGFQKEIHSFFELCGQLSLHILHLMALGLELKDAEIFTDTHKTMESTKNATTLRLLHYPCIKEEDGIKPGQIRCGEHTDYGSITLLFQDEMPGLEVLPLGCEDYIPAPPLPGAIVVNVADLMQRWTADKLKSTRHRVSIPTEECHRRVPRRSLAFFVHPDDDTLVECLDGSEKYSSITAYDYLWQRLNATYEY